One region of Mycolicibacterium lutetiense genomic DNA includes:
- a CDS encoding TauD/TfdA dioxygenase family protein, giving the protein MSVLTINKLTASVGAEVVGIDPERLGTDDSLSAAILDALEDNGVLVFHDLHLNPEAQVAFCQRLGEVDRSADGHHPVSGIYPITLDRKKNKAAEYLKATFDWHIDGCTPVHDECPQKATVLSAVEVAARGGETEFANAYAAYDTLDAAEKERYGKLRVVHSLEASQRRVYPDPTAEQQQRWAARPTHENPLVWTHRNGRKSLVLGASADYIVGMNLDEGRALLAELLAHATTADKVYSHKWSVGDTVIWDNQGVLHRAAPYEPNSPRHMLRTTVLGDEPIQ; this is encoded by the coding sequence ATGAGTGTGCTGACCATCAACAAGCTGACCGCGTCAGTCGGGGCCGAGGTTGTCGGCATAGACCCCGAACGCCTGGGCACCGACGACAGCCTTTCGGCCGCCATCCTGGATGCCCTCGAAGACAACGGCGTGCTGGTCTTCCACGACCTGCACCTGAATCCCGAAGCCCAAGTGGCCTTCTGCCAACGTCTCGGCGAGGTCGACCGCTCCGCCGACGGCCATCACCCCGTCTCCGGGATCTACCCGATCACCCTGGATCGGAAGAAGAACAAGGCGGCCGAGTATCTCAAGGCCACCTTCGACTGGCATATCGACGGCTGCACTCCGGTGCACGACGAATGCCCGCAGAAGGCGACCGTGCTTTCGGCGGTTGAGGTTGCCGCCCGCGGCGGGGAAACGGAGTTCGCCAACGCGTATGCGGCCTACGACACTCTCGATGCGGCCGAGAAGGAGCGTTACGGCAAGCTGCGGGTGGTTCATTCGCTGGAGGCCTCGCAGCGACGGGTTTATCCGGATCCGACGGCGGAACAACAGCAGCGATGGGCCGCGCGCCCGACCCATGAGAACCCGCTGGTGTGGACTCACCGCAATGGCCGAAAGTCATTGGTACTCGGCGCTTCGGCGGATTACATCGTCGGCATGAATCTCGACGAGGGACGCGCCCTGCTCGCCGAACTCCTCGCCCACGCCACCACGGCGGACAAGGTGTACAGCCACAAGTGGTCGGTCGGCGACACCGTCATCTGGGACAACCAGGGCGTCCTGCACCGTGCGGCGCCCTATGAGCCCAACTCCCCGCGCCACATGCTGCGCACCACGGTGCTCGGCGACGAACCGATCCAGTAG
- a CDS encoding DUF6891 domain-containing protein, protein MDMGDSEAGDLAELQEEIRLRLVAGIWDYNDLLEWVSDSEVVQPDDAAALVGSMWDERVAEQATWLDTGDYGRLKDTFTQLESEGILGRMCFSCCMTCGTSEIDDERTLNPDPPDWYRYREWAYTFFHEQDALRLGEFPPQLVLGYSAFRAHPDLPEALVRASYDGDKAAAEEVKERTDTMVGQRIVAVAESSGLTTFWSGSRHERIEVEINQWRKPLSPRAAGVPQEDGRSWAAPVRWLGTLLKPRGGKF, encoded by the coding sequence ATGGACATGGGGGACTCAGAGGCCGGCGATCTCGCCGAGCTGCAAGAGGAGATCAGGCTTCGGTTGGTCGCCGGGATCTGGGACTACAACGACTTGCTCGAATGGGTATCCGATTCCGAAGTGGTGCAGCCCGATGACGCGGCGGCCCTGGTGGGGTCGATGTGGGATGAGCGTGTGGCCGAGCAGGCCACCTGGCTCGACACCGGTGATTACGGTCGGTTGAAGGACACGTTCACTCAGTTGGAATCGGAGGGCATCCTCGGTCGGATGTGCTTCTCCTGCTGCATGACCTGTGGCACCAGCGAGATCGATGACGAGCGCACCCTCAACCCGGACCCGCCGGATTGGTATCGCTACCGTGAGTGGGCCTACACGTTCTTCCACGAACAGGATGCACTGAGGCTGGGTGAATTCCCACCGCAGTTGGTATTGGGGTACAGCGCTTTTCGCGCGCATCCGGACTTGCCGGAGGCATTGGTCCGCGCATCCTACGACGGCGACAAAGCGGCGGCGGAGGAAGTGAAAGAACGCACCGACACCATGGTGGGTCAGCGAATCGTCGCAGTGGCCGAGAGTTCTGGTCTGACTACGTTCTGGTCAGGTTCACGCCACGAACGAATCGAAGTAGAGATCAATCAGTGGCGCAAGCCGCTGTCACCCCGCGCTGCCGGAGTGCCACAGGAGGACGGCCGGAGCTGGGCGGCGCCGGTGCGGTGGCTGGGCACACTGTTGAAACCACGCGGCGGCAAGTTCTAG
- a CDS encoding alpha/beta hydrolase yields MTASTPFHPDLERIARFLPRKLVNRRSLPLLQRLTGLQNRQTPKDVEVLTLSSGVSVRLIRPTGVTEPTPALLWIHGGGYVLGSPAQDDALCRRFAKELGITVAAVKYRLAPQNPYPAGLDDCYEALKWLAGLPAVDASRVAIAGASAGGGLAASLALLARDRGEIALAAQILVYPMLDDRSVGPELENPGHRLWTQGSNRFGWSAYLGGADPATAVPGRREDLAGLPPAWIGVGTLDLFHDEDMAYAERLRAAGVECQVEQVHGAFHGFDQIAAKTPVAQAFMASQFANLRAAFA; encoded by the coding sequence GTGACCGCGAGCACGCCCTTTCATCCCGACCTCGAACGCATCGCCCGTTTCCTGCCTCGCAAGCTGGTGAACAGGCGTTCGCTGCCGTTGCTTCAGCGGTTGACCGGGTTGCAGAACCGGCAGACGCCCAAGGACGTCGAGGTGCTCACCTTGAGCTCGGGTGTGAGCGTCCGGTTGATCCGGCCGACCGGGGTCACCGAACCGACACCGGCGCTGCTGTGGATCCACGGCGGTGGCTATGTACTCGGCAGCCCGGCCCAGGACGACGCCCTGTGCCGGCGCTTCGCCAAGGAACTCGGCATCACGGTGGCAGCGGTCAAGTACCGCCTCGCGCCGCAGAACCCCTACCCGGCCGGGTTGGATGACTGCTACGAGGCACTGAAATGGCTCGCGGGACTTCCCGCGGTCGACGCCTCACGGGTCGCGATCGCCGGAGCCAGCGCAGGCGGCGGATTGGCGGCCTCCCTTGCGCTGCTGGCCCGTGACCGCGGCGAGATTGCCCTCGCTGCACAGATACTCGTGTACCCGATGCTCGACGACCGCTCGGTGGGCCCGGAGTTGGAGAATCCCGGCCACCGCCTGTGGACGCAGGGCAGCAATAGATTCGGCTGGTCGGCCTACCTCGGCGGAGCCGACCCGGCGACCGCAGTGCCCGGACGTCGCGAAGATCTCGCCGGGTTGCCGCCGGCCTGGATAGGTGTGGGAACGCTGGATCTGTTCCACGACGAGGACATGGCGTACGCCGAGCGGTTACGGGCCGCGGGGGTCGAATGTCAGGTCGAGCAGGTCCACGGGGCATTCCACGGGTTTGACCAGATCGCTGCGAAAACGCCGGTGGCCCAAGCGTTCATGGCCAGCCAATTCGCGAACCTACGGGCGGCTTTCGCCTGA
- a CDS encoding acyl-CoA dehydrogenase produces the protein MTKSALAITEEHLDLAEAALGQLNRLDSRAAARATLEKPGTYPDEIWSAGAGLGWNGLAIPEEYGGSGFGLSELAVVAEVAGRELSPGPFLPTVSASVVIDRYAPDSVRAELLPGLADGTTVAALGLAGSVSIGADGLLGGQARAVLGAPDAQVLVLAAGDDIVVLDAVADGITVTAQDSLDTTRSIGAVDLRAVAVDEGRILRGAARAARTVFRILGSAEAVGVSWAALDMAVEYAKVREQFGRTIGTFQAVKHHAANMLVDAEQTTAAVWDAARADNLDGAWFAAAVAAAHAIRAQIFCTQTNVQLHGGIAFTWEHDAHLYLRRARTLAAVLGDGADPLVDVVGGQRSGQAHGASFALPEEAEQYRQDARAAASAAKALPEDKRRDYLVDSGYLVPHWPAPWGRAANVLEQLVIEEEFTDIERADMGITGWVTLTIAQAGTDDQRERWVEPVLRGQVMWCQLFSEPGAGSDAAAVRTAAKKVDGGWRITGQKVWTSLAQHCQWGLATVRTDPDAPKHAGVTMMAIDMKSPGVTVNPLRGLTGDAHFNEVFFDDVFVPDSDVVGDVNKGWLVARATLGNERISIGGGSAAPTGFDADELVALIDADPDGARYVRRGGEVIAVGHTLRLLNLRRVSRAIAGTEPGPEGNVTKLLVAEHSQHLTELGMDLVGSAGVTGQTPKLTRAYLGNRAMTIAGGTSEITRNTIAERILGLPRDPLLK, from the coding sequence ATGACTAAGTCTGCGCTGGCAATCACCGAAGAGCACCTGGACCTCGCCGAGGCTGCACTCGGGCAGCTGAATCGGCTCGACAGCCGCGCAGCCGCTCGCGCCACCCTGGAAAAGCCCGGCACCTACCCCGACGAAATCTGGTCGGCCGGTGCCGGACTCGGCTGGAACGGACTCGCCATCCCCGAGGAGTACGGCGGCTCGGGATTCGGTCTGTCCGAACTGGCGGTGGTGGCCGAGGTCGCCGGGCGCGAATTGAGCCCAGGACCGTTCCTGCCGACCGTTTCCGCCTCGGTGGTGATCGACCGCTACGCACCGGATTCCGTAAGGGCCGAACTCCTTCCGGGCCTCGCCGACGGCACGACGGTAGCGGCACTCGGTCTGGCGGGTTCGGTGAGCATCGGCGCCGACGGTCTCCTCGGCGGGCAGGCACGCGCGGTACTGGGCGCACCCGACGCGCAGGTACTCGTGCTGGCCGCCGGGGACGACATCGTCGTCCTCGACGCAGTGGCCGACGGAATCACCGTCACCGCACAGGATTCCCTGGACACCACCCGCAGCATCGGCGCGGTGGATCTGCGCGCGGTGGCGGTCGACGAGGGCCGCATCCTGCGCGGCGCCGCCCGCGCGGCCCGCACCGTGTTCCGCATCCTCGGCTCGGCGGAGGCGGTCGGCGTGTCCTGGGCCGCACTGGACATGGCCGTCGAGTACGCCAAGGTGCGCGAACAGTTCGGCCGCACCATCGGCACCTTCCAGGCCGTCAAACACCACGCCGCCAACATGCTCGTCGACGCCGAACAGACCACTGCCGCGGTGTGGGACGCGGCCCGCGCCGACAACCTCGACGGTGCGTGGTTCGCCGCTGCGGTGGCCGCAGCCCACGCCATCCGGGCCCAGATCTTCTGTACACAGACCAACGTTCAACTCCACGGCGGCATCGCCTTCACCTGGGAGCACGACGCACATCTGTACCTGCGCCGCGCCCGGACCCTGGCCGCGGTGCTCGGGGATGGCGCCGATCCGCTGGTCGACGTCGTCGGTGGACAGCGCAGCGGGCAGGCACACGGCGCCTCCTTCGCGCTGCCGGAGGAGGCCGAACAGTACCGGCAGGACGCGCGGGCCGCGGCGTCGGCGGCGAAGGCGCTGCCCGAGGACAAGCGCCGTGACTACCTGGTGGATTCCGGCTATCTGGTGCCGCACTGGCCCGCGCCGTGGGGCCGCGCCGCGAATGTGCTGGAGCAGTTGGTGATCGAGGAGGAATTCACCGACATCGAGCGGGCGGACATGGGGATCACCGGGTGGGTGACCCTGACCATCGCCCAGGCCGGCACCGACGATCAGCGTGAGCGCTGGGTGGAACCGGTGCTGCGCGGGCAGGTCATGTGGTGCCAGCTGTTCTCCGAGCCGGGCGCCGGCTCGGATGCGGCCGCCGTGCGCACTGCGGCCAAGAAGGTCGACGGCGGCTGGCGGATCACCGGCCAGAAGGTCTGGACCAGCCTGGCCCAGCACTGCCAGTGGGGCCTGGCCACGGTGCGCACCGATCCCGACGCGCCCAAACACGCCGGGGTCACCATGATGGCGATCGACATGAAATCCCCCGGGGTGACGGTGAATCCGTTGCGGGGGCTGACCGGCGACGCACACTTCAACGAGGTCTTCTTCGACGACGTGTTCGTCCCCGACTCCGATGTCGTCGGCGACGTGAACAAGGGCTGGCTGGTGGCGCGCGCCACCTTGGGCAATGAGCGCATCTCGATCGGCGGCGGTTCGGCGGCGCCGACCGGGTTCGACGCCGACGAACTGGTGGCGCTGATCGACGCGGATCCCGACGGCGCCCGCTACGTACGCCGCGGCGGCGAGGTGATCGCCGTGGGCCATACGCTGCGACTGCTGAACCTGCGCCGGGTCAGCCGGGCCATCGCCGGAACCGAGCCCGGACCCGAGGGCAACGTCACCAAGCTGCTGGTCGCCGAGCATTCCCAGCATCTGACCGAACTGGGCATGGACCTGGTCGGCTCGGCCGGGGTCACCGGCCAGACGCCGAAACTTACCCGCGCCTACCTGGGCAACCGGGCCATGACGATTGCCGGCGGGACCTCCGAGATCACCCGCAACACCATCGCCGAGCGCATCCTGGGTCTCCCCCGCGATCCGCTGCTGAAATAG
- a CDS encoding alpha/beta hydrolase: MTARPDNRYPAPTLADRARWLLHAKPSDHMLALSVASTSLPLVGKHLEPLGALTAMSVWGFRHLPEFVTSSAKSWFTPDNSELRQEEREQTNAIAQEALRGVVSPADLAVDWPAPDSKPPLWHTLEYRRDVYRTSVRYGDDPAQLLDVWRPAELPSAAPAPVLLFVPGGAWVHGGRILQGYALLSHLAQQGWVCLSIDYRVAPHHRWPRHLDDVKAAIAWARANVDKFGGDRNFVAIAGCSAGGHLAALAGLTPNDPDMQGDLPDGSDTSVDAVVGIYGRYDWEDRSTDERVRFVEFLERIVVGRKIDRHPEVFRQASPIAQIHPDAPPFLVIHGTGDSVIPVAQARSFVDKLKAVSQAVVGYIELPGAGHAFDMTDGARTGAMATAIGLFLNQIHRNRAMDEAKAVI, encoded by the coding sequence ATGACGGCACGACCGGATAACCGGTACCCCGCACCGACGCTCGCCGATCGAGCACGATGGTTGCTACATGCCAAGCCATCCGACCACATGCTGGCACTCAGCGTGGCATCGACTTCGCTACCACTGGTGGGCAAGCACCTGGAACCGCTCGGCGCGCTGACCGCCATGAGTGTGTGGGGGTTCCGCCACCTGCCCGAATTTGTCACGTCCTCGGCGAAGTCCTGGTTCACCCCGGACAACAGCGAGCTCCGTCAGGAGGAGCGGGAGCAGACCAACGCGATCGCCCAGGAGGCGTTGCGCGGTGTGGTCTCACCCGCTGACCTGGCTGTCGATTGGCCGGCCCCGGACAGCAAGCCACCCCTGTGGCACACCCTGGAGTACCGGCGCGACGTGTACCGGACCTCGGTGCGCTACGGCGACGACCCGGCTCAGCTGCTCGACGTGTGGCGACCCGCTGAACTTCCCAGCGCTGCCCCCGCTCCCGTCCTGCTGTTCGTGCCGGGCGGTGCCTGGGTGCACGGCGGCCGGATCCTGCAGGGCTACGCGCTGTTGTCACACCTGGCCCAGCAGGGCTGGGTGTGTCTGTCGATCGATTACCGGGTGGCCCCGCACCACCGCTGGCCGCGGCACCTCGATGACGTCAAGGCGGCGATCGCCTGGGCGCGGGCCAACGTCGACAAGTTCGGTGGCGACCGCAATTTCGTCGCCATCGCGGGCTGCTCGGCCGGCGGCCACCTGGCCGCGCTGGCCGGCCTCACCCCGAACGACCCGGACATGCAGGGTGATCTGCCCGACGGCTCCGACACCTCGGTCGACGCCGTGGTCGGCATCTACGGCCGCTACGACTGGGAGGACCGCTCCACCGACGAGCGGGTCCGCTTCGTCGAGTTTCTGGAACGGATCGTGGTGGGCCGCAAGATCGATCGTCATCCGGAGGTCTTCAGGCAGGCCTCACCGATCGCCCAGATCCATCCCGATGCACCGCCGTTCCTGGTCATCCACGGCACCGGTGACAGCGTCATTCCAGTCGCGCAGGCCCGCAGTTTCGTCGACAAGCTCAAGGCGGTGTCGCAGGCAGTGGTCGGCTACATCGAGCTGCCCGGCGCCGGGCACGCCTTCGACATGACGGACGGGGCCAGGACCGGGGCGATGGCCACCGCAATCGGCTTGTTCCTCAACCAAATTCACCGAAACCGGGCGATGGACGAGGCTAAAGCAGTCATATAA
- a CDS encoding APC family permease, with product MTDQAVGEHKDTAHDVQRLKRNAVGTVGVIFMAVATAAPITAMVGNVPIAIGFGNGSHAPAGYIVATIVLGLFAIGYATMAKHITTTGAFYGYISHGLGRIVGMASGGLITMAYVVFEASLIGIFSFFFQNFMQSELGIHIHWIIPALLMLATNAVLTYFDVNLTAKVLGVFLVTEIVMLGLGAVAVLFKGGGPKGFAVGEIINPIGAFSPAAGIVGASAGLGLFFAFWSWVGFESTAMYGEESRNPKKIIPRATMLSVVGVGAFYVFVSWMAIAGTGPEKAVELAQDSATSSEIFFGPVRAAYGDWAITVFNILLVSGSFACGMAFHNCASRYLYALGREGLSKTLQKTIGATHPTHGSPHIASFVQSGIALVIILSFLFAGMDPYVHMYTLLAILGTMAILIVQSLCAFSVISYFHIRKNHPVSKHWFKTFVAPGLGGLGMLYVVYLLWEHKDAAAGTASGTLLFKLTPSIVVGVFVLGAGMAIYFKLRDPRRYELIGRVVFEDNVVRD from the coding sequence ATGACCGATCAAGCTGTCGGCGAGCATAAAGACACAGCTCACGATGTTCAGAGACTGAAACGTAACGCCGTCGGCACTGTCGGCGTCATCTTCATGGCAGTGGCCACCGCTGCCCCGATCACCGCAATGGTCGGCAACGTCCCGATCGCAATTGGCTTCGGAAATGGTTCACACGCGCCGGCCGGCTACATCGTTGCGACGATCGTTCTGGGCCTGTTCGCCATCGGTTACGCGACCATGGCCAAGCACATCACCACCACCGGGGCCTTCTACGGCTACATCTCCCACGGCCTCGGCCGTATCGTCGGGATGGCCAGCGGCGGCTTGATCACCATGGCCTATGTGGTGTTTGAGGCGTCGCTGATCGGCATCTTCTCGTTCTTCTTCCAGAACTTCATGCAGTCCGAGCTGGGCATTCATATTCACTGGATCATCCCGGCGCTGCTGATGCTGGCGACCAACGCGGTGCTGACCTACTTCGACGTCAATCTGACCGCGAAGGTGCTCGGTGTCTTCCTGGTAACCGAGATCGTCATGCTTGGTCTCGGTGCGGTGGCGGTGCTGTTCAAGGGCGGCGGACCCAAGGGATTCGCGGTCGGCGAGATCATCAACCCGATCGGTGCGTTCTCCCCGGCTGCCGGAATCGTCGGTGCAAGCGCTGGATTGGGTCTGTTCTTCGCTTTCTGGTCGTGGGTCGGGTTCGAATCGACCGCGATGTACGGCGAGGAGTCGCGGAACCCGAAGAAGATCATTCCCCGGGCCACCATGCTGAGCGTCGTCGGCGTGGGTGCGTTCTACGTGTTCGTGTCGTGGATGGCGATCGCGGGCACCGGTCCGGAGAAGGCAGTGGAACTCGCACAGGATTCCGCGACGTCATCGGAGATCTTCTTCGGCCCGGTGCGCGCCGCTTACGGTGACTGGGCGATCACGGTGTTCAACATCCTGTTGGTCTCCGGCTCCTTCGCCTGCGGCATGGCCTTCCACAACTGCGCCTCGCGTTACCTGTACGCGCTGGGCAGGGAAGGCCTGTCCAAGACCCTGCAGAAGACTATCGGCGCGACGCATCCCACCCACGGGTCGCCGCACATCGCCTCATTCGTGCAGAGCGGGATCGCCCTGGTGATCATCCTGTCGTTCCTGTTCGCCGGGATGGACCCGTACGTGCACATGTACACACTGCTGGCGATCCTCGGCACCATGGCGATCCTGATCGTGCAGTCGCTGTGCGCCTTCTCGGTGATCAGCTACTTCCACATCCGCAAGAACCACCCGGTGTCCAAGCACTGGTTCAAGACGTTCGTCGCGCCCGGCCTCGGCGGGCTCGGCATGCTCTATGTCGTGTACCTGCTGTGGGAACACAAGGACGCTGCCGCTGGAACCGCATCCGGCACGCTGCTGTTCAAGCTGACGCCATCGATCGTGGTGGGTGTGTTCGTCCTTGGCGCGGGTATGGCGATCTACTTCAAGCTGCGCGATCCGCGCCGTTACGAGTTGATCGGCCGGGTCGTGTTCGAGGACAACGTTGTTCGGGACTAA
- a CDS encoding WS/DGAT/MGAT family O-acyltransferase translates to MKRLSGWDAFLLYTETPNVHMHTLKIAVIALDDMGDRTFGIDEFREVIRGRLHKLDPFRYQLVDIPFKFHHPMWRENCDVDLEYHVRPWRVRAPGGRRELDEAIGEIGSTPLDRSRPLWEMYFVEGLADGRIAVVGKIHHALADGVASANLLARGMDLSDGPDRDDESYVTDPAPTKTELVRSAFADHMRQLGRLPGTMRYTTKGLGRVRRSSRKLSPELTRPFTPPPSFMNHILDEKRLFATATLALAEVKETSKKLGVTINDLVLAMSSGALRTLSLKYDGKADHPLLASVPMSFDFSPDRISGNRFSGVLVALPVDVADTAERVQRAHDAASLAKESHQLIGPELIARWAAYMPPAPVEAAFKWLSNQDGQNKVLNLNISNVPGPRDRAKVGGATVTEIYSVGPITTGSGLNITVWSYVDQLNISVLSDDATVDDPHEVTDGMLAEFREIRRIAGLSDKLTVVESAMPQ, encoded by the coding sequence GTGAAGCGGTTGAGTGGGTGGGACGCGTTCCTGCTGTATACAGAGACACCCAATGTGCACATGCACACGTTGAAGATCGCGGTCATCGCGCTCGACGACATGGGCGACCGGACTTTCGGGATTGACGAGTTCCGGGAGGTCATCCGCGGACGGCTGCACAAGCTCGACCCGTTCCGCTACCAACTCGTCGACATCCCGTTCAAGTTCCACCACCCGATGTGGCGGGAGAACTGCGACGTCGACCTGGAGTACCACGTCCGGCCCTGGCGGGTGCGCGCCCCGGGTGGGCGCCGCGAACTCGACGAGGCGATCGGTGAGATCGGCAGTACTCCGCTGGACCGTAGCCGTCCGCTGTGGGAGATGTATTTCGTCGAAGGCCTGGCTGATGGTCGTATCGCGGTGGTCGGCAAGATTCACCATGCCCTGGCCGACGGGGTCGCCTCGGCGAATCTGCTGGCGCGGGGGATGGACCTGAGCGACGGCCCGGACCGCGACGACGAGTCGTATGTCACCGATCCGGCCCCCACCAAGACCGAACTGGTGCGCTCGGCGTTCGCCGATCACATGCGTCAGCTCGGCCGCTTGCCCGGGACCATGCGTTACACCACCAAGGGGCTCGGGCGGGTTCGGCGCAGCAGCCGCAAGCTGTCGCCGGAGTTGACCCGGCCGTTCACCCCGCCGCCCAGCTTCATGAACCACATCCTCGACGAGAAACGCCTTTTCGCCACGGCCACACTGGCATTGGCCGAAGTGAAGGAAACGAGTAAGAAACTCGGGGTGACGATCAACGATCTGGTGCTGGCCATGTCGTCGGGAGCGTTGCGCACACTGTCACTCAAGTACGACGGCAAGGCCGACCATCCGTTGCTGGCCTCGGTGCCGATGAGTTTCGACTTCTCGCCGGACCGCATCTCGGGTAACCGCTTCAGCGGTGTGTTGGTGGCGCTGCCGGTGGATGTCGCCGATACCGCCGAGCGGGTGCAGCGTGCGCACGATGCGGCCTCCCTGGCCAAGGAGAGCCATCAACTGATCGGCCCGGAACTGATCGCACGCTGGGCCGCGTACATGCCGCCGGCGCCGGTCGAGGCGGCGTTCAAGTGGCTGTCCAATCAGGACGGCCAGAACAAGGTGCTCAACCTCAACATCTCGAACGTTCCCGGACCGCGGGACCGCGCCAAGGTCGGTGGCGCCACGGTCACCGAGATCTATTCGGTGGGACCGATCACCACAGGCAGCGGGCTGAACATCACGGTGTGGAGCTATGTCGACCAGCTCAACATCTCGGTCCTCTCCGACGATGCCACGGTTGATGATCCGCACGAGGTCACTGACGGCATGCTCGCGGAGTTCCGCGAAATCCGCAGGATTGCAGGGCTTTCGGACAAGTTGACCGTGGTTGAGTCCGCGATGCCGCAGTAG
- a CDS encoding ferredoxin has protein sequence MRVEVDLDRCEGNAICEKLAPQLFQLDEDDYSVVQLDPVPPELEELAARAIEECPRAALRRGSPGAESAC, from the coding sequence GTGCGCGTCGAAGTCGACCTGGATCGCTGTGAGGGCAACGCCATCTGCGAGAAACTCGCGCCGCAGCTGTTTCAACTCGACGAGGACGACTACTCGGTGGTCCAACTCGATCCGGTGCCGCCCGAGTTGGAAGAACTCGCCGCTCGTGCGATAGAGGAATGCCCGCGGGCCGCACTTCGGCGCGGCTCGCCAGGTGCCGAATCTGCTTGTTGA
- a CDS encoding RNA-guided endonuclease InsQ/TnpB family protein, with the protein MSELMVVKRCVKYPLAPSAAQSEVLARQAGAARALWNLIHAHHTFYEASRRWPSWSDSDAAIRQARKDIDWLAILPAQAAQQVLKAYQQAWWNYWNGTHGRPTWKTRRARRAVDVPQARDLNLTRLNRKWATVVIPKVGMVKVRLHRSMPERVTGARVVREAFGWMLVVRGENQVVKPRQRRAQRGSVGIDRGVIHTLALSDGSFIDQAATLAAGEKKRLYRLERRAARQRAGTLRGRTASRRLLRTYAQMAGLKARQARRRYDFAHQSTAALVATGMATLVLEDLRVKDMTRSAKGTVEAPGVNVKQKSGLNRSILDQGWTQILTLLAYKAVQAGARVIRVRPHGTSQTCHRCGSTAEGQRESQALFRCADPACGWTGNADTNAAIVIKHRGQEVALLDVEPNAIRQAVKRQNPKTAA; encoded by the coding sequence GTGAGCGAGTTGATGGTGGTCAAGCGGTGCGTGAAGTATCCGCTGGCACCGTCTGCGGCGCAGTCGGAGGTGTTGGCCCGTCAGGCTGGCGCTGCTCGGGCGTTGTGGAATCTCATCCACGCGCACCACACGTTTTATGAGGCGTCGAGACGGTGGCCGTCGTGGTCGGACTCGGACGCGGCGATCCGGCAGGCCCGCAAGGACATCGACTGGCTGGCGATCCTGCCGGCACAGGCTGCACAGCAAGTGCTCAAGGCCTACCAGCAGGCCTGGTGGAATTATTGGAACGGCACCCATGGCCGGCCTACCTGGAAAACGCGTCGGGCACGCCGCGCGGTCGATGTGCCCCAAGCTCGCGATCTCAACCTCACCCGCCTCAATCGCAAGTGGGCCACCGTGGTCATTCCGAAAGTCGGGATGGTCAAGGTCCGGTTGCACCGCAGCATGCCTGAACGGGTCACCGGTGCGCGGGTGGTGCGGGAGGCATTTGGCTGGATGCTGGTGGTGCGCGGTGAAAACCAGGTTGTGAAACCCCGCCAGCGCCGAGCGCAACGGGGCAGTGTCGGTATCGACCGCGGCGTGATCCATACTCTGGCACTGTCGGACGGGTCGTTCATCGACCAAGCAGCCACCCTCGCTGCAGGTGAGAAGAAACGTCTGTACCGTCTTGAACGTCGAGCCGCGCGGCAGCGGGCAGGGACACTCCGCGGCCGCACAGCAAGCCGCAGACTGCTGCGGACCTACGCCCAGATGGCGGGCTTGAAAGCCCGCCAGGCCCGACGCCGGTACGACTTCGCACACCAATCCACCGCTGCACTGGTCGCAACCGGGATGGCTACGCTGGTTCTGGAGGACCTGCGGGTGAAGGACATGACCCGCAGCGCTAAAGGCACCGTCGAGGCACCGGGGGTGAACGTCAAACAGAAGTCCGGGTTGAACCGGTCCATCCTCGATCAAGGATGGACCCAGATCCTGACACTGCTCGCATACAAGGCCGTTCAAGCAGGGGCACGGGTCATCCGGGTCCGGCCACACGGCACGTCGCAGACGTGCCACCGATGCGGGTCCACCGCAGAGGGGCAACGCGAAAGCCAAGCGTTGTTCCGATGCGCAGATCCAGCATGCGGGTGGACCGGCAACGCTGACACCAACGCTGCGATCGTAATCAAACACCGGGGCCAGGAAGTGGCCTTGCTGGACGTGGAGCCCAACGCCATCAGGCAGGCTGTGAAACGTCAAAACCCGAAAACCGCCGCCTAA